Proteins co-encoded in one Marinobacter qingdaonensis genomic window:
- a CDS encoding sensor histidine kinase → MFKALKRPEVWYCYALTLAVALGLVSAAALYDYIQHDATPLGRLPMRVSGCLLGLLLSGSIISLLKRKRTLSKLFAGTTALVASLFCLTSLINLDHLESINPANPLFMVAILLIAISTLRAVNTTHSRYASICSAAIVVSLGFLSLLSRAYDDLAMFTLGSTPEATILASLLLILTGILLPFLPHLYKLNVTDYFPSLLTLSLLGVGVATLSWHTLRIEQSRNLLERAEILANEVHQSYEHAYEDRTLLINRLAGRWAMLEGNDLEHLWQQEVQTYLRDYPDITYLALLEPNFQTRFAKPRDSDSQSGLNPLFSNPVMFRWLNNAVSTGSQRMSPPYFDAFGNYHLALAIPLDNDSAHTPSILAVFDFKKLFDKAWVSNTHSLDFRLSFEHSVVFDTSPNISSDMALPLASQTMDGGDWLIEIYAPRKPMTPGDVYFPPTSLFTGLAVSFLLLLSYLFFRQSDERAEGLAQLNETLSNLFEKEQKLRFTNDRTMQFSRDILASLSAEGVITAVNPACHSVLGYSPAEVIGRKYTELMATEDIETTETRFYQLVAGDDSVSTDFSTRFVRKDGQSVIISWTAAWSELDQTLFCVGRDMTASHEATKQVRLLADRLATIFESITDAVFTLDHQWRFTYVNSKSEELLQAPRDQLLGKSIWTAFPDAIGSTFDKNYRFAVTTGESVSFEAYYAPLNHWLEVSAYPSEEGLTVYYRRINDRKEAEQRLAAAMSELERSNRELEDFAFVASHDLQEPLRKIQTFSDRLLTKSDQFGTREQDYLQRMQSAAARMQRLIEDLLLYSRVATRGQPMVLCDTSSILEEVLQDLETAISREKAVIQVDALPKITGDATQIRQVFQNLLSNAIKFHEPEKPAHVRVFAEDVDTSGWTLVVEDDGIGFDIRYADKLFHPFQRLHSRASYSGTGIGMAIVKKILDRHGADITVNSEPGLGTSFRVRFRQHSTEGQLVDA, encoded by the coding sequence ATGTTTAAGGCATTGAAACGCCCAGAAGTTTGGTACTGTTACGCGCTCACACTCGCCGTTGCGCTGGGCTTGGTCAGTGCAGCCGCACTTTACGATTACATCCAACACGATGCGACACCTCTCGGGCGGCTTCCAATGCGGGTGAGCGGATGCCTTCTTGGTCTATTGCTATCTGGCTCGATAATTTCGCTGCTCAAGAGAAAAAGGACGCTATCCAAACTTTTCGCTGGCACAACGGCACTGGTGGCCAGTCTATTTTGCCTTACGTCGCTCATAAACCTCGATCACCTGGAAAGCATTAACCCGGCAAACCCCTTATTCATGGTGGCAATTCTGCTTATTGCTATCAGCACTCTGCGTGCGGTGAATACCACTCATAGCCGATACGCCAGTATTTGTTCAGCAGCGATTGTTGTAAGCCTGGGATTCCTCTCGCTACTCTCCCGGGCGTACGACGACTTGGCCATGTTTACACTTGGCAGTACTCCTGAGGCAACTATTCTGGCAAGTCTTCTGCTCATCTTGACTGGCATCCTGCTTCCCTTTCTTCCCCATTTATATAAATTAAACGTCACGGATTATTTTCCATCCCTTCTAACACTGAGTTTGTTGGGCGTCGGCGTTGCCACCCTCAGTTGGCACACTCTTCGTATTGAACAAAGTCGCAACCTTCTCGAACGGGCTGAAATCCTCGCTAATGAGGTTCATCAATCATACGAACACGCCTATGAAGACCGCACGCTTCTGATAAATCGCTTGGCAGGACGTTGGGCGATGTTGGAAGGCAATGATTTAGAGCATCTTTGGCAACAGGAGGTCCAAACCTATCTCCGAGACTATCCGGATATTACCTACCTTGCGTTGCTTGAGCCCAATTTCCAAACCCGTTTTGCCAAACCCAGAGATTCTGATTCTCAATCTGGTCTCAACCCGCTCTTCTCTAACCCGGTGATGTTCCGCTGGCTGAACAACGCTGTTAGTACTGGGTCACAACGGATGAGCCCGCCCTATTTTGACGCGTTTGGGAACTATCACTTGGCGTTGGCAATTCCTTTGGACAATGACTCTGCTCATACGCCCAGCATACTGGCCGTCTTCGACTTTAAAAAACTGTTCGATAAGGCATGGGTGAGTAACACACACTCTCTGGATTTCAGACTCTCATTCGAGCATTCGGTTGTTTTCGACACTTCGCCCAATATCTCTTCGGACATGGCATTGCCGCTTGCCTCACAGACAATGGACGGCGGGGATTGGCTAATTGAAATTTATGCTCCGCGAAAGCCAATGACCCCGGGCGACGTCTATTTTCCACCGACCAGCTTATTTACCGGGCTTGCAGTAAGCTTCCTGCTCCTGCTCAGCTACCTTTTCTTCAGGCAATCCGATGAGCGTGCGGAAGGGTTGGCACAACTCAATGAAACACTGAGCAACCTCTTCGAAAAAGAGCAAAAACTCCGATTCACCAATGATCGAACTATGCAGTTCTCTCGGGATATTCTTGCTTCGCTCTCGGCAGAAGGAGTAATTACGGCTGTAAACCCCGCGTGTCATAGCGTCCTTGGCTATTCTCCGGCTGAGGTAATTGGTCGAAAATATACTGAGCTGATGGCGACCGAGGACATAGAAACAACGGAGACAAGGTTCTATCAATTGGTTGCTGGTGACGACTCTGTGTCCACCGACTTTAGCACTCGTTTTGTACGCAAAGACGGTCAGTCAGTCATAATTTCATGGACAGCGGCTTGGTCAGAGCTTGATCAAACACTGTTTTGCGTCGGCCGGGACATGACCGCAAGCCACGAGGCCACAAAGCAAGTCCGACTGCTCGCAGATCGCCTCGCCACCATTTTCGAGAGCATTACGGACGCTGTTTTCACCTTAGACCACCAATGGCGCTTCACTTATGTCAACAGCAAATCTGAGGAACTGTTGCAGGCCCCCAGAGATCAGCTCCTTGGAAAATCAATCTGGACAGCTTTTCCCGACGCCATCGGTAGCACATTTGATAAAAACTATCGTTTTGCGGTGACAACGGGGGAATCGGTATCATTTGAAGCCTATTACGCCCCCCTGAACCACTGGCTAGAGGTAAGCGCCTATCCGTCCGAAGAAGGGCTTACAGTTTATTACCGCCGAATCAATGACCGCAAAGAAGCCGAACAGCGCCTCGCGGCAGCGATGTCCGAGTTGGAGCGCAGCAATCGCGAGCTTGAGGACTTCGCATTCGTGGCGTCCCACGACCTTCAGGAACCGCTGCGAAAAATCCAAACCTTTTCAGACCGTCTGCTGACCAAATCCGATCAATTCGGAACACGTGAGCAAGACTATCTGCAACGCATGCAATCTGCGGCGGCACGCATGCAGCGCCTGATTGAGGATTTGCTGCTCTATTCGAGAGTCGCGACGCGGGGCCAGCCCATGGTGCTGTGCGACACCAGCTCGATTCTGGAGGAAGTCCTGCAGGATCTGGAGACGGCCATCTCGAGGGAAAAAGCCGTCATCCAAGTTGACGCATTACCCAAGATCACCGGTGACGCAACTCAAATCCGCCAGGTATTTCAGAACCTGCTGAGCAATGCGATTAAATTCCACGAACCTGAAAAGCCGGCACACGTTAGGGTTTTTGCTGAGGATGTCGACACCAGTGGTTGGACATTGGTGGTTGAGGACGATGGTATCGGTTTCGATATCCGCTATGCCGACAAGCTCTTCCATCCGTTCCAGCGACTGCACAGCAGGGCCAGTTATTCCGGTACCGGCATCGGGATGGCGATCGTTAAAAAAATACTGGACCGCCATGGCGCGGACATCACCGTAAACAGCGAACCCGGTCTAGGCACCAGCTTCCGAGTTCGTTTCAGGCAACACTCCACGGAAGGCCAACTCGTCGATGCATAA
- a CDS encoding ATPase, T2SS/T4P/T4SS family translates to MTKRYASLFHGKTADSPEPPKTVEKKSPYRMLLVDDEPHILASLRRVFQQENYELLFASSGEEALQILAQKPVELIMTDFKMPGMTGSELLQEVRKLWPQTMRIMLTGHANTDAVMGSIKDGAVYRFILKPWNDDDLRLTIALALEQHELVQRTKALEAQTQKQTKDLETISKLTATNRSQLAILLHKKGWLNSQQIQQLHREMQSQKTPVVRQLLKHEWVDFKKVFALLRDEMMFEEIDLRELQPDPSLLSLVPQSVCTRQLVLPLRVSGQRLRLAMVDPMDINLIDELGFITGYTIHPVLCETAQMQAKLAETFGETSNLDDFATKVGNDDPFEGIEIILDEDTDQESLEQLLGSSEEPPAIRLVNAIVLEALRLGASDIHIHPRTKSLVVRYRIDGVLQDKIQIPTSLLMSVVSRIKVMAELDITERRRPQDGRITVKTPMRIVDLRISTLPTINGEKVVMRVLERQSAAQSLEDMGLSDHNLSRLKHVVAKPQGIILATGPTGSGKTTTLYALLQHNASPERNYVTIEDPVEFHVDMAGQVPVKDRIGLDFASVLRAILRQDPDVILLGEIRDEETADVAFHAAMTGHLVYSTLHTSSAAATVARLLDLGLKPFVLASALEAIIAQRLVRRICRFCRIESERPTDVLRQLGGEFKDCEFTFFKGRGCEKCHNGYSGRVAIHEVLTMNEKLRAAITGGASAIQIESLAKEHGMNTLLDDALEKLRDGLTTAEEILRLLGPQVLDV, encoded by the coding sequence ATGACGAAACGCTACGCATCTTTGTTCCACGGCAAAACCGCCGATTCGCCGGAGCCGCCGAAAACCGTCGAAAAAAAGTCCCCCTATCGCATGCTGCTGGTCGATGATGAGCCTCACATCCTTGCCTCCCTGAGGCGGGTGTTCCAGCAAGAAAATTATGAGCTTCTGTTTGCATCCAGTGGTGAGGAGGCTCTGCAGATTCTGGCGCAGAAGCCGGTTGAGCTGATCATGACCGACTTCAAAATGCCCGGAATGACCGGGAGCGAACTTCTGCAGGAAGTGCGCAAACTGTGGCCGCAAACCATGCGCATCATGCTCACCGGGCACGCCAACACCGACGCGGTGATGGGGTCGATCAAAGATGGGGCCGTTTACCGGTTCATCCTCAAACCGTGGAACGATGACGACCTGCGCCTGACCATTGCCTTGGCTTTAGAGCAGCACGAGCTGGTCCAGCGCACCAAGGCACTGGAAGCACAAACGCAGAAGCAAACCAAAGATCTCGAAACAATCAGCAAATTAACAGCAACCAACCGAAGCCAGTTGGCGATCTTGCTGCACAAAAAAGGCTGGTTGAACTCACAACAGATCCAGCAACTGCATCGCGAAATGCAAAGTCAGAAAACTCCGGTGGTAAGACAGCTGCTGAAACACGAGTGGGTGGATTTTAAGAAAGTCTTTGCGCTGCTTCGCGATGAGATGATGTTTGAAGAAATCGATCTACGCGAGCTTCAGCCCGATCCATCGTTGCTATCACTTGTGCCACAAAGCGTTTGTACTCGCCAACTGGTATTGCCTCTGCGGGTAAGTGGACAGCGGTTGCGATTGGCCATGGTCGACCCCATGGACATCAATTTGATCGACGAATTGGGCTTCATTACCGGTTACACCATTCATCCGGTGCTGTGTGAAACCGCCCAAATGCAGGCCAAACTCGCGGAGACCTTTGGCGAGACCAGCAACCTCGATGACTTTGCCACCAAGGTTGGCAACGACGATCCATTCGAGGGTATCGAGATCATTCTCGACGAGGACACCGACCAAGAGTCTCTGGAACAGTTGCTGGGTAGCTCGGAGGAGCCTCCCGCTATTCGTCTGGTGAATGCCATCGTTCTGGAAGCGCTGCGCCTTGGAGCCAGCGATATCCATATTCACCCGAGAACAAAATCCCTGGTGGTCCGGTATCGCATTGACGGGGTGTTACAGGACAAAATCCAAATCCCGACCAGCCTGCTCATGTCAGTGGTGTCTCGCATCAAGGTCATGGCGGAACTGGATATCACTGAACGACGTCGGCCTCAGGATGGCCGGATCACAGTAAAAACGCCCATGCGTATCGTGGACCTTCGCATTTCGACCCTGCCGACCATAAACGGAGAGAAAGTCGTCATGCGGGTTCTGGAGCGTCAGTCTGCCGCGCAGTCCCTGGAAGACATGGGTTTGTCCGACCATAACCTGAGCCGGCTCAAACACGTCGTCGCCAAACCGCAAGGAATCATTCTCGCTACCGGCCCCACCGGCAGTGGCAAAACCACAACTCTGTACGCCCTGCTCCAGCACAACGCCTCGCCGGAGCGAAACTACGTCACCATTGAAGACCCTGTCGAGTTTCATGTTGACATGGCCGGACAGGTCCCCGTGAAAGACCGCATCGGCCTGGATTTCGCCAGTGTACTCAGAGCAATTCTCCGTCAGGACCCTGACGTCATTTTGCTGGGTGAAATCCGCGACGAAGAAACCGCCGATGTCGCCTTTCACGCCGCCATGACCGGTCACCTGGTTTACTCCACGCTGCACACCAGCTCTGCAGCGGCCACCGTGGCAAGGCTGCTAGATCTGGGACTAAAACCGTTTGTTCTGGCTTCCGCGCTGGAGGCGATCATCGCCCAACGTCTGGTTCGACGAATCTGCAGGTTCTGCCGCATAGAGAGCGAGCGGCCCACGGACGTATTGAGGCAATTGGGGGGCGAGTTCAAAGACTGCGAGTTCACGTTTTTCAAAGGCAGGGGCTGCGAAAAATGCCACAACGGCTACAGCGGTCGGGTTGCCATTCATGAAGTCCTCACCATGAACGAAAAACTGCGGGCGGCAATTACCGGGGGCGCGAGCGCGATCCAGATCGAATCGTTGGCCAAAGAACACGGTATGAACACGCTTCTGGATGATGCCCTGGAAAAGCTGCGGGATGGCCTCACCACGGCCGAGGAAATACTCAGACTGTTAGGACCACAGGTGCTGGATGTTTAA
- a CDS encoding sensor histidine kinase yields MLKFDDDPNLSDLLSKEQLDRLEKTLGALCGHPFKILDHPRPHTSPIEFNLEAIAWLSGGDSQDIRTHAAELVSFFLFFVAKYRLAANMHHDVTHASYAELQRQNEALTASEAKYRQLSDQLQEQVEQQVAIIDKTRQKLYETARSRSVGHLAAGIAHEINNPIGFISSNLRAAGEYVSELEGALPETRHNSELLRDFKDLIAESLNGTSRIASIVSDLKTFSNIDQDNHSRCNINALLRSAIHMAQTAHGSELNIQAQLDDVQDIPGYPAKLSQAFFNLLDNAAHAIKTTESGLREGQILVKTKEDSLGIHVIVQDNGCGIPDANLDQIFDAFFTTRPVGSGTGLGLTVARDAAQAHGGEIIVESKEHIGSRFTMTVSGATGS; encoded by the coding sequence ATGCTGAAATTCGACGACGATCCAAATCTCAGCGACCTACTTTCAAAGGAACAACTCGACCGTTTAGAGAAAACGCTGGGAGCTCTTTGCGGCCACCCCTTCAAGATTCTCGACCACCCCAGGCCACACACCTCGCCAATCGAGTTCAATCTGGAGGCCATCGCCTGGTTGTCGGGAGGTGACTCCCAGGACATACGCACGCACGCCGCAGAGCTGGTTTCTTTTTTTCTTTTTTTTGTCGCCAAGTATCGACTGGCCGCCAATATGCACCATGATGTCACCCATGCGAGCTACGCCGAACTGCAACGACAAAACGAGGCGCTCACCGCCTCCGAGGCAAAATACCGGCAACTGTCGGACCAGCTCCAGGAACAGGTGGAGCAGCAGGTTGCCATCATCGATAAAACCCGTCAGAAACTCTATGAAACGGCACGATCCCGGTCGGTCGGGCACCTGGCCGCCGGGATTGCCCATGAAATCAACAACCCGATCGGATTTATCAGTAGTAACCTTCGGGCTGCCGGAGAGTATGTCTCCGAACTTGAGGGTGCCCTGCCCGAAACCCGACATAACAGCGAACTTCTCCGCGACTTCAAAGACTTGATCGCCGAATCACTCAACGGCACCAGCCGAATTGCCAGCATCGTTTCTGACCTGAAAACGTTCTCCAATATTGATCAGGACAATCATTCCCGGTGCAATATCAATGCGCTGCTGCGCAGCGCCATCCACATGGCCCAAACCGCGCACGGCTCCGAGCTCAACATCCAGGCACAACTGGACGACGTCCAGGATATTCCCGGCTACCCGGCGAAGCTGTCCCAGGCTTTTTTCAACCTGTTGGACAACGCAGCCCACGCCATCAAAACCACAGAATCGGGCCTCCGCGAAGGCCAAATTCTGGTGAAAACCAAGGAGGACAGTTTGGGCATCCATGTAATCGTTCAAGACAACGGTTGCGGCATTCCGGATGCCAACCTGGATCAGATCTTCGATGCCTTCTTTACAACGCGTCCGGTCGGATCCGGGACGGGGCTGGGACTGACCGTAGCCAGAGACGCCGCTCAGGCGCATGGCGGAGAGATCATAGTTGAAAGCAAAGAACACATCGGAAGCCGGTTTACGATGACCGTTTCTGGCGCCACGGGGTCCTGA
- a CDS encoding GTPase domain-containing protein — translation MSEFSPDENKLTLKLVFYGPALSGKTTNLMQLHTLLNPERKGELMVLETRDDRTLFFDMLPIGLRCSSGLNLRLKLFTVPGQVQHDSTRKAVLSRADGVVFVADSQPSQVDNNAVAFGNLEENLEKVGIDIESLPLVIQFNKRDLPGVVDETELHDIWAETPWAPPIMASALNGKGVVETFSCLLDRLYSVIDQQFDLERQHGIGRAEFINGLSRVGVGSLC, via the coding sequence ATGTCCGAGTTCAGTCCTGACGAGAACAAGTTGACGCTCAAGCTGGTTTTTTACGGTCCCGCTCTCAGTGGAAAAACCACGAATCTGATGCAGCTGCACACCTTGCTCAACCCGGAGCGAAAAGGCGAGCTCATGGTGCTCGAAACCCGCGACGACCGAACGTTGTTCTTCGACATGCTCCCCATTGGCTTGCGATGCTCCTCCGGACTCAACCTAAGACTGAAACTGTTCACTGTACCTGGACAGGTTCAGCATGACAGCACCAGAAAAGCGGTTCTATCCCGGGCCGATGGCGTGGTTTTTGTAGCCGACTCGCAGCCGTCCCAAGTCGACAACAATGCCGTTGCGTTTGGGAACCTGGAGGAGAATCTGGAAAAAGTCGGGATCGACATCGAAAGCCTGCCCTTGGTCATTCAGTTCAACAAGCGTGACCTTCCCGGCGTAGTCGATGAAACCGAACTGCATGACATTTGGGCAGAAACGCCCTGGGCACCTCCAATTATGGCATCGGCGTTGAATGGTAAGGGCGTCGTCGAAACCTTTAGCTGTCTTTTGGATCGGCTCTATTCCGTGATAGACCAACAGTTCGACCTCGAGCGCCAACACGGCATTGGTCGGGCGGAATTCATCAATGGACTCAGTCGGGTAGGTGTCGGTTCCCTATGCTGA
- a CDS encoding response regulator, whose protein sequence is MIKIQLVDDEPNILNALRRLLRAQDWEIHAFDNVESALGGLLEHEFAVIISDYQMPTADGVTYLQFAKQRQPDAIRLVLSAYGDRNSMIKAINQAEVYRYLSKPWDDYEVIAAIQSAIDLYQLTRENRRLREENNSQKAQIKAREEELLRLEHEHPGITRVQRDADGSVLIGNDR, encoded by the coding sequence ATGATCAAGATTCAGTTAGTCGACGACGAACCCAACATCCTCAACGCATTGCGTCGGCTACTTCGGGCGCAGGACTGGGAAATCCATGCATTCGACAACGTCGAGAGTGCCCTGGGCGGTCTTTTGGAGCATGAGTTCGCGGTCATAATCTCTGACTATCAAATGCCAACTGCCGATGGAGTCACCTACCTGCAATTTGCCAAGCAGCGCCAGCCCGACGCTATCCGACTGGTACTCAGCGCTTACGGTGACCGGAACTCAATGATCAAAGCCATCAACCAGGCTGAAGTGTACCGTTATCTGTCGAAACCCTGGGACGATTATGAAGTCATTGCGGCTATCCAATCGGCCATTGACCTATACCAACTGACCCGGGAAAACCGTCGGTTACGCGAAGAGAACAACAGCCAAAAGGCTCAAATCAAAGCCAGGGAGGAGGAGTTACTGCGACTGGAGCATGAACACCCGGGCATTACGAGGGTCCAGCGGGACGCCGATGGCTCTGTACTCATTGGAAACGACCGGTAG
- a CDS encoding HD domain-containing phosphohydrolase, with protein MNTPIPEESLVERVLPKVRLLLVDDEENILRSLRRSLRNEPYQVETACSGEEALDLMAKQRIDLVISDARMPGMDGPTLLAHIKRHYPWCIRILLTGYTDITSTIKAINEGQLYRYIKKPWEDDELRLIIRQALAFQYSERRRRALEKLTRKQNQELKELNASLEDRVQKRTAELKQTADMLDLACTELRSSYVTATEVFASLINRRLPASRLPNTRVIALIKAFSDYLSLDRDLAQNLAMAAALYNLGKLTWPDELFETPSELLKKNQRLEYQKYPVTGEQLLLPLEPLRETARIIRHHQEKWYGYGHPDGLEADQIPLGARILKLAVDFEEMQLGLVLDRKVCRDDAMKLIARYQGRLYDPELADKFLEMLRTLAPDVEKHDPAIERLDVLRLEPGMTLARNLYSASGMLLLNEGKQLTASLIDKLATFEKVEPNGHRYTLYVYRNEKETEPQQ; from the coding sequence ATGAACACTCCGATTCCAGAGGAAAGCCTGGTAGAGCGGGTTCTCCCCAAGGTTCGACTGTTATTGGTAGACGACGAGGAGAATATCCTCCGAAGTCTGCGGCGCAGCCTCCGAAACGAACCTTACCAGGTTGAGACCGCATGCTCAGGCGAAGAGGCACTTGACCTGATGGCCAAGCAGCGCATCGATCTGGTTATATCCGATGCGCGCATGCCGGGCATGGACGGTCCCACGTTACTCGCCCATATCAAGAGGCATTACCCGTGGTGCATTCGCATACTTCTCACCGGCTACACCGATATTACGTCCACCATCAAAGCCATCAATGAGGGTCAGCTCTACCGGTATATAAAAAAGCCCTGGGAGGACGACGAGCTTCGTTTGATCATTCGCCAAGCACTGGCATTTCAGTATTCAGAGCGGCGCCGACGGGCTCTGGAAAAGCTCACCCGCAAGCAAAACCAGGAGCTTAAGGAGCTTAATGCCTCTCTGGAAGATCGCGTTCAAAAACGAACAGCAGAATTGAAACAAACGGCTGACATGCTGGACCTGGCCTGTACTGAGTTACGATCAAGCTACGTCACCGCAACCGAAGTGTTTGCTTCACTGATCAACAGGCGCCTGCCTGCAAGCCGGCTGCCGAATACCAGAGTGATCGCACTGATTAAGGCGTTTTCAGACTATCTGAGCCTGGACAGAGATCTAGCTCAGAATCTGGCCATGGCGGCGGCACTGTACAACCTGGGAAAACTTACCTGGCCCGATGAGCTCTTCGAGACGCCATCAGAACTACTCAAGAAAAACCAACGGCTCGAGTATCAAAAATACCCGGTCACAGGGGAACAACTGCTGTTGCCGTTGGAACCCCTTAGGGAAACCGCACGGATAATCCGCCACCACCAGGAAAAATGGTACGGCTATGGTCATCCTGACGGGCTCGAGGCAGACCAAATTCCGTTGGGCGCACGCATTCTTAAGCTGGCCGTGGATTTCGAAGAGATGCAGCTCGGGCTGGTGCTTGACCGGAAGGTGTGCCGGGACGATGCCATGAAACTCATCGCACGCTATCAGGGCCGCTTGTACGACCCGGAATTGGCGGACAAATTTCTGGAAATGTTACGGACACTGGCCCCCGACGTGGAAAAGCATGACCCCGCAATCGAAAGGCTCGACGTCCTCCGCCTTGAACCCGGAATGACGCTGGCCCGAAACCTCTACTCTGCCTCAGGTATGCTGTTGCTCAACGAAGGAAAGCAACTGACGGCCTCACTGATAGACAAGCTGGCAACCTTCGAGAAGGTCGAGCCCAATGGCCATCGGTACACCTTGTACGTGTACCGAAACGAAAAGGAAACGGAGCCACAGCAATGA